A window of Selenomonas ruminantium subsp. lactilytica TAM6421 contains these coding sequences:
- a CDS encoding MurR/RpiR family transcriptional regulator: MKLEELVNHNLSHLNDTDLIVWRYIYAHMQECCYISIYDLADACHVSRTTIMRFAKKLGFDGFSDLKAMLKLEQVKPQEKPSQNIAEATTALCKSIGEEIARQDFWKVNKLMYRAQRVFVFASGLVQRNIANELTRLFLHTNKYIFSVQGYNEFRTIMEQAGKQDLFIIISLSGEGEQVVDFAKTLHVKGVPLISMTRLQSNPLARLSTENLYVTPRELPAALGQPYESMLAFFLLVEIWFISYTQFLAEQDDTTDEDGV, encoded by the coding sequence ATGAAATTAGAAGAGCTGGTCAATCATAACCTGAGCCATTTGAATGATACAGACCTTATTGTCTGGCGCTATATCTACGCCCATATGCAGGAGTGCTGCTATATTTCCATCTATGATCTGGCCGATGCCTGTCATGTGTCCCGGACGACCATTATGCGCTTTGCCAAGAAACTGGGCTTTGACGGTTTCAGCGATTTGAAGGCGATGCTCAAGCTGGAGCAGGTGAAGCCGCAGGAAAAGCCCTCCCAGAATATCGCCGAGGCCACGACGGCGCTCTGCAAAAGCATTGGGGAGGAGATAGCCAGGCAGGACTTCTGGAAGGTCAACAAGCTGATGTATCGGGCGCAACGGGTTTTTGTCTTTGCTTCCGGGCTGGTGCAGCGCAATATTGCCAATGAGCTGACGCGCTTGTTTCTGCATACCAACAAGTATATCTTTAGTGTTCAGGGGTATAATGAATTTCGTACCATCATGGAGCAGGCGGGCAAGCAGGATCTCTTTATCATCATTTCTCTGAGCGGTGAGGGGGAACAGGTGGTAGACTTTGCCAAAACATTGCATGTCAAGGGAGTGCCGCTGATATCCATGACGCGGCTGCAGAGCAATCCCTTAGCCCGGCTCAGTACGGAAAATCTCTATGTGACTCCCCGTGAGCTGCCCGCAGCGCTGGGACAGCCCTATGAGTCCATGTTGGCCTTCTTCCTGTTGGTCGAGATCTGGTTTATCAGTTATACGCAATTCCTGGCAGAACAGGACGATACGACGGATGAGGACGGGGTGTGA
- a CDS encoding malate dehydrogenase, with amino-acid sequence MKVTVVGAGNVGATVANVLAVKNFCSEVMLVDIKKGFAEGKAMDIMQTAHLLNFDTTVTGVTAEIGDENGYAPTEGSDVVVVTSGMPRKPGMTREELIGVNAKIVKGVVDQALKYSPNAIFIIISNPMDAMTFLTLKDSKLPRNRVLGQGGMLDSSRFRYFLSKALQEAGYPATPTDIDGTVIGGHSDKTMVPLTSLATYRGIPVSQLLSKEQLDDAVAQTKVGGATLTGLLGTSAWYAPGAAAAAMVEAIALDAKKLMPCCVYLDGEYGEKDLCIGVPVILGKNGLEKIVEYKLEGDEKAKFDESVAAARNTNSKLGDALK; translated from the coding sequence ATGAAGGTAACAGTTGTTGGTGCAGGTAACGTTGGCGCTACCGTAGCAAATGTGCTGGCAGTGAAGAATTTCTGCAGCGAAGTTATGCTCGTGGACATCAAGAAGGGCTTTGCTGAAGGCAAGGCTATGGACATCATGCAGACGGCACATCTGCTGAACTTTGACACCACGGTAACGGGCGTTACGGCTGAAATCGGTGACGAGAACGGTTATGCACCGACGGAAGGTTCCGATGTTGTGGTTGTTACTTCCGGCATGCCGCGTAAACCGGGTATGACTCGCGAAGAACTCATCGGCGTAAATGCAAAGATTGTCAAAGGTGTTGTTGACCAGGCGCTGAAGTATTCTCCCAACGCTATCTTCATCATCATCTCCAACCCGATGGACGCTATGACGTTCCTGACGCTGAAAGATTCCAAGCTGCCCCGCAACCGCGTTCTCGGTCAGGGCGGTATGCTCGACAGCAGCCGTTTCCGTTATTTCCTGTCCAAGGCTCTGCAGGAAGCTGGCTATCCGGCAACCCCGACGGACATCGATGGCACGGTTATCGGCGGTCACAGCGACAAGACCATGGTTCCCCTCACGAGCCTGGCTACCTATCGCGGCATCCCCGTTTCTCAGCTGCTCTCCAAAGAGCAGCTGGATGATGCTGTAGCTCAGACGAAGGTTGGCGGCGCTACGCTGACGGGCCTGCTGGGCACTTCCGCTTGGTACGCTCCGGGCGCAGCAGCTGCTGCCATGGTTGAGGCTATCGCTCTCGATGCCAAGAAGCTCATGCCTTGCTGCGTATACCTCGATGGCGAATACGGCGAAAAAGATCTCTGCATCGGCGTACCCGTTATCCTGGGCAAGAACGGTCTGGAAAAGATCGTGGAATACAAGCTCGAAGGCGACGAGAAGGCTAAGTTTGATGAAAGCGTAGCTGCTGCCCGCAACACGAACTCCAAACTCGGCGATGCTTTGAAATAA
- a CDS encoding rubredoxin, producing the protein MKTWVCTVCGWIYDEEKGDSEYDLAPGVAFADLPEDFVCPLCGVGKDMFEEQ; encoded by the coding sequence ATGAAGACTTGGGTTTGTACGGTTTGTGGCTGGATCTATGATGAGGAGAAGGGCGACAGCGAGTATGATCTGGCGCCGGGCGTAGCTTTTGCGGACCTGCCGGAGGATTTTGTCTGCCCTCTGTGTGGTGTGGGCAAGGATATGTTTGAGGAACAATAG
- a CDS encoding PHP domain-containing protein has protein sequence MKTIDLHVHSLVSDGSFTPHDLAVHAREQGLSAFALTDHDVIAGTEEAAAAAAEAGVEFINGMELTADFKGHKIHVICLGFAPNHAAFQTVYKKVRAIKEGRIEDIIEFVRRKGVDISWEKVEKFAYQGLMDRYAIMRYLVSLHMYDRAQPLWDHYLDPAAVELGLNFSITAEEALPLIHQAGGVTSLAHFHKNIGLGNLDNRQQQEQAIVELHRLGLDGMERFYPNYTAEDEEFAAEMIRKYDLMSTGGTDFHGTNRPQIELGSGINGNISVPYEFFRGIKERLGK, from the coding sequence ATGAAGACGATTGATTTACATGTGCATTCACTGGTATCCGATGGCAGTTTTACGCCCCATGATTTGGCTGTTCATGCCAGGGAGCAGGGGCTTTCTGCTTTTGCCCTGACCGACCATGACGTGATTGCGGGAACGGAAGAGGCTGCTGCGGCTGCCGCGGAGGCCGGCGTGGAATTCATCAATGGCATGGAACTGACCGCAGATTTCAAAGGGCATAAGATCCATGTAATCTGCCTGGGCTTTGCTCCCAATCATGCGGCTTTCCAGACTGTATATAAGAAGGTACGGGCTATCAAGGAGGGGCGCATTGAGGATATCATCGAATTCGTGCGCCGCAAGGGTGTGGATATCAGTTGGGAAAAGGTGGAGAAGTTTGCCTATCAGGGGCTGATGGACCGCTATGCCATCATGCGTTATCTGGTATCCCTGCATATGTATGACCGGGCGCAGCCCCTTTGGGATCACTACCTTGATCCGGCGGCGGTGGAACTCGGCCTGAATTTCAGCATTACGGCAGAGGAAGCCCTGCCGCTGATCCATCAGGCGGGCGGTGTGACGTCGCTGGCGCATTTCCATAAGAATATCGGGCTGGGAAATCTCGATAATCGCCAGCAGCAGGAGCAGGCCATTGTGGAGCTGCATCGTCTGGGGCTCGATGGAATGGAGCGTTTCTATCCCAATTACACGGCCGAAGACGAGGAATTTGCGGCGGAGATGATCCGGAAGTATGACCTGATGTCCACCGGCGGGACGGATTTCCATGGGACGAACCGGCCCCAGATTGAGTTGGGGAGCGGGATAAACGGAAATATTTCCGTGCCTTATGAATTTTTTCGAGGTATTAAGGAAAGACTCGGGAAATAA
- the uvrC gene encoding excinuclease ABC subunit UvrC: MTDVVAEKLKLLPDKPGVYIMKNAEGRIIYVGKAIVLKNRVRQYFQSGKNHSPKVRAMVSHIADFEIIMTASEVEALILECNLIKKHRPRYNISLKDDKSYPYVKVTVQEDFPRVFITRRILKDGARYFGPYTNATAVHESLKLLRRLFPLRTCKHLQERPCLEYHIKRCLAPCVGKVEKADYDAMIKAVLLFLEGRTEDVEKELQFRMEQAAESFNFEVAARLRDQLLAVRKVAEKQNIVTGSGDQDAVGIARSEIGVVVQVFMIRAGKMIGREHFLLQGSEDESDGAILAAFLQQYYHRATFIPREILLPMELPAVERELLETWLSEKKRKAKVQLILPQRGTKKDIVDMAVGNAEKYLHDEAARIKQANDQTLGAVEELGRYLGLAKAPDRMECFDISHNQGSETVASMVVFEGGLPKKSDYRRFKIQSTEGKPDDFLSMREVTTRRYVDLPEEELPDLIIIDGGKGQLSSALEIIRNAAGHKTVPVVGLAKQFELVFTEGNPEPVVLPRHSQALYLIQRIRDEAHRFAITYHRKLRGKRNLVSVLDHIVGIGPKRRQALWSHFGSINKIKAASLEELQQAPGMNKPAAEAVFNFFAAQRELRGK, translated from the coding sequence ATGACGGATGTTGTAGCAGAGAAATTGAAATTGCTGCCGGATAAGCCCGGTGTCTATATTATGAAGAATGCCGAAGGGCGGATCATCTACGTGGGCAAGGCCATTGTGCTGAAGAACCGGGTGCGGCAGTATTTCCAATCCGGCAAGAACCACAGCCCCAAGGTGCGGGCCATGGTGAGTCATATTGCGGATTTTGAGATCATCATGACGGCCTCGGAAGTGGAGGCGCTGATCCTGGAATGCAATTTGATCAAGAAACATCGTCCCCGCTACAATATCAGCCTCAAGGATGACAAGAGCTACCCCTATGTGAAGGTGACCGTGCAGGAGGATTTTCCGCGGGTGTTTATTACCCGTCGGATCTTGAAGGACGGCGCCCGTTACTTTGGCCCTTATACCAATGCCACGGCGGTGCATGAGAGTTTGAAGCTTTTGCGGCGTTTGTTCCCTTTGCGCACCTGCAAGCATTTGCAGGAACGTCCCTGTCTGGAGTATCATATCAAAAGATGCCTGGCTCCCTGTGTGGGCAAGGTGGAAAAAGCTGACTATGATGCCATGATCAAGGCGGTGCTGCTGTTCCTTGAAGGCCGTACGGAAGATGTGGAGAAGGAATTGCAGTTCCGCATGGAGCAGGCGGCGGAGAGCTTCAATTTTGAAGTGGCGGCCCGCCTGCGTGACCAGCTGCTGGCCGTGCGCAAGGTGGCGGAAAAGCAGAATATCGTCACAGGTTCCGGTGATCAGGATGCCGTGGGCATTGCCCGTTCGGAAATCGGCGTGGTAGTGCAGGTATTCATGATCCGTGCGGGCAAGATGATTGGCCGCGAGCATTTCTTGCTGCAGGGCAGTGAGGACGAAAGCGATGGGGCAATACTCGCGGCCTTCCTGCAGCAGTATTACCATCGTGCGACTTTTATTCCGCGGGAAATCCTGTTGCCCATGGAATTGCCGGCGGTGGAGCGGGAATTATTGGAAACATGGCTGTCGGAGAAGAAGCGGAAGGCCAAGGTTCAGCTTATCCTGCCGCAGCGAGGCACGAAAAAGGATATCGTGGATATGGCCGTAGGCAATGCGGAGAAATACCTGCACGATGAAGCCGCCCGCATCAAGCAGGCCAATGACCAGACCTTAGGTGCGGTGGAAGAATTGGGGCGTTATCTGGGACTCGCTAAGGCCCCGGACCGCATGGAATGTTTCGATATCTCCCATAATCAGGGTAGCGAGACGGTGGCCTCTATGGTGGTGTTCGAAGGGGGGCTGCCGAAGAAAAGCGATTATCGGCGCTTCAAGATCCAGAGCACCGAAGGCAAGCCTGATGATTTCCTGTCCATGCGGGAGGTCACAACCCGGCGTTATGTGGATCTGCCGGAGGAAGAACTGCCGGATCTCATCATCATCGATGGCGGCAAGGGGCAGTTATCTTCGGCGCTGGAGATTATCCGCAATGCAGCAGGGCATAAAACGGTGCCTGTGGTTGGCCTGGCCAAGCAGTTTGAGCTGGTGTTCACCGAGGGCAATCCGGAACCTGTGGTCCTGCCGCGGCATAGTCAGGCCCTTTATCTTATCCAGCGTATCCGCGACGAGGCCCATCGTTTTGCCATCACCTATCACCGGAAATTGCGGGGCAAGCGTAATCTGGTGTCCGTGCTCGATCATATCGTGGGCATCGGGCCGAAACGGCGGCAGGCGCTCTGGAGTCATTTTGGCAGCATCAATAAGATAAAGGCCGCTTCGTTGGAGGAACTGCAACAGGCACCAGGGATGAATAAGCCTGCGGCAGAGGCGGTGTTCAATTTCTTTGCTGCGCAGAGGGAATTGCGTGGCAAGTAG
- a CDS encoding acetyl-CoA carboxylase biotin carboxylase subunit: MFKRILIANRGEIAVRIIRACQELDIETVAVYSEADANALHVRLADIAVNVGPADALESYLNKDAILKAARETHADAIHPGYGFLSEDADFAEQVTEAGITWIGPMPETIRLVGDKDIARASIAPSGIPMAKGSDPLTSNEEAIKVAAEVGYPVILKPVSGGGGKGMCVAHDENDLKNILNLLVDITKTKYYFEHYIERSRHIEVQIVADNYGEVLHLGERECSLQRRNQKLLEESPSIALTQDMRNRVGRLAVKAAKSVHYSNIGTVEFLLDLSNNEFYFMEINPRIQVEHGITEAVTGIDLVRTQIRIAAGEALEITQEDVDFTGHAIECRINAEDPENNFMPCPGQITFLHEPSGPRVRFDSGVTAGLSIEPYYDSMIAKIIVHGRTRGDAIKIMERALKEFRIDGVKTTVSLHKKILKDTYFRTGNIDTQFIKKRMDAYEAAPKDTKDMNEEELANTISESMYLA; this comes from the coding sequence ATGTTTAAACGCATTCTTATTGCCAACCGCGGCGAAATTGCCGTACGCATTATCCGTGCCTGCCAGGAGCTGGACATCGAAACCGTAGCGGTATATTCCGAAGCCGATGCCAATGCCCTGCATGTGCGCCTGGCTGATATTGCCGTGAACGTCGGCCCTGCCGATGCTCTGGAAAGCTACCTCAATAAGGATGCCATCCTCAAAGCCGCCCGCGAAACTCATGCCGATGCCATCCATCCCGGTTACGGCTTCCTGTCCGAGGATGCTGACTTTGCGGAACAGGTTACGGAAGCCGGCATCACCTGGATCGGGCCCATGCCGGAAACCATCCGCCTCGTAGGCGACAAGGACATCGCCCGTGCTTCCATCGCTCCCTCCGGCATCCCCATGGCCAAGGGCAGCGATCCGCTGACCAGCAATGAAGAAGCCATCAAGGTGGCTGCCGAGGTTGGCTATCCCGTCATCCTGAAACCGGTATCCGGTGGCGGCGGTAAGGGTATGTGCGTGGCTCATGATGAAAATGACCTCAAGAATATCCTGAACCTGCTGGTGGACATCACCAAGACGAAATATTACTTCGAGCATTATATCGAGCGTTCCCGCCATATCGAGGTACAGATCGTAGCCGATAACTACGGCGAAGTGCTGCACCTTGGCGAACGTGAATGCTCCCTGCAGCGCCGCAACCAGAAACTGCTGGAGGAATCCCCCTCCATCGCCCTGACGCAGGATATGCGCAACCGCGTAGGCCGTCTGGCTGTCAAGGCTGCCAAGAGCGTGCACTATTCCAATATCGGTACGGTAGAGTTCCTGCTGGATCTGTCCAACAACGAATTCTACTTCATGGAAATCAACCCCCGCATCCAGGTAGAGCATGGCATTACTGAAGCCGTTACCGGCATTGACCTGGTACGCACCCAGATCCGCATCGCCGCCGGCGAAGCCCTGGAAATCACCCAGGAAGATGTGGACTTCACGGGCCATGCCATCGAGTGCCGCATCAACGCAGAAGATCCGGAAAACAACTTCATGCCCTGCCCGGGACAGATCACCTTCCTGCACGAGCCCAGCGGTCCCCGCGTCCGCTTCGACTCCGGCGTAACGGCTGGTCTTTCCATCGAGCCCTACTACGATTCCATGATTGCCAAGATCATCGTCCATGGCCGCACCCGCGGCGATGCCATCAAGATCATGGAACGTGCCCTGAAGGAATTCCGCATCGACGGTGTCAAGACCACCGTATCCCTGCATAAGAAGATCCTCAAGGATACCTACTTCCGCACGGGCAACATCGACACCCAGTTCATCAAGAAACGCATGGATGCCTATGAAGCAGCTCCGAAAGATACCAAAGACATGAACGAGGAAGAACTCGCTAACACCATCAGCGAAAGCATGTACCTCGCATAA
- a CDS encoding aldose 1-epimerase family protein: MLYNLENDKLCVQVRSYGAELRSIKERADETEYLWDGNPQWWKYSSPVLFPIVGKLQDGKYRVDGQEYELPGHGLGRISEYELVERRQDYIEFALKWTEETLAKYPWKFQLNVAYALKDNEVEVIWKVQNLDDKEMIYSIGAHTAFRCPLVPGEEFSDCYLTFNQAEDNVNMPLNSKGQFLKTPGEARLQGKQLELNYEMFAGDALAYKGLQSDVVTICSHKSEKKVSMAAKDYPFWGFWTPAQGGAPFICLEPWQGHADYESYDGEFKDREGSLKLAAKETQTFHYTIKIG, translated from the coding sequence ATGCTTTATAATTTGGAAAATGATAAGTTATGTGTACAGGTGCGCAGTTATGGCGCGGAACTGCGGTCCATCAAGGAACGTGCGGATGAGACGGAATATCTTTGGGATGGCAATCCGCAGTGGTGGAAGTACAGCTCCCCGGTTCTGTTCCCGATTGTCGGTAAATTGCAGGATGGCAAATACCGTGTGGATGGTCAGGAATATGAACTGCCGGGGCATGGTCTGGGACGTATTTCTGAATATGAGCTGGTGGAACGTCGCCAGGATTATATCGAGTTTGCCCTGAAGTGGACGGAGGAAACTCTGGCAAAATATCCTTGGAAGTTCCAGCTCAACGTGGCCTATGCCCTGAAGGACAATGAGGTGGAAGTCATCTGGAAGGTGCAGAACCTTGACGATAAGGAAATGATCTATTCCATCGGTGCCCATACGGCTTTCCGTTGCCCGCTTGTACCGGGGGAAGAGTTCAGTGACTGCTATCTGACCTTCAATCAGGCAGAGGATAATGTCAACATGCCGCTGAACAGCAAGGGGCAGTTCCTGAAAACTCCGGGCGAGGCACGTTTGCAGGGCAAGCAACTGGAGCTGAATTATGAAATGTTCGCCGGTGATGCGTTGGCTTATAAAGGCCTGCAGTCCGATGTGGTGACAATCTGCTCCCATAAGAGTGAGAAGAAGGTCTCCATGGCAGCCAAGGATTATCCTTTCTGGGGCTTCTGGACGCCGGCTCAGGGCGGTGCGCCGTTCATCTGCCTTGAACCCTGGCAGGGACATGCAGATTATGAAAGTTACGACGGTGAATTCAAGGATCGTGAAGGCAGCCTGAAACTGGCCGCCAAGGAAACACAGACTTTCCATTACACGATAAAGATCGGTTGA
- a CDS encoding flavodoxin family protein has product MNKWAVIYSSVTGNTKMIAEAIAEEAECADIFRVQEAPRDLSGYDIVALGYWLRLGQPDPLMLKYLPQVKGSKVVFFQTHGTEPTSEHAITSFARAGYNLGDGCEILGTFGCQGKINPVMLEKRKNAGPDDPHGGVKAQERWKKAASHPDAQDIEAAKELVHKMEHKLVLKAKFLARKQQGK; this is encoded by the coding sequence ATGAACAAATGGGCAGTAATCTATTCTTCGGTGACGGGAAATACGAAAATGATAGCGGAGGCCATTGCCGAAGAGGCAGAATGTGCGGATATTTTCCGGGTGCAGGAGGCGCCAAGGGATCTATCCGGTTATGATATTGTGGCTCTAGGATATTGGCTGCGGCTGGGGCAGCCAGATCCCCTGATGCTGAAATATCTGCCGCAGGTGAAAGGCAGCAAGGTGGTATTTTTCCAGACGCATGGCACGGAACCGACCAGTGAGCATGCCATCACGTCGTTTGCCCGGGCGGGGTACAATCTGGGCGATGGCTGTGAGATCCTGGGAACGTTTGGCTGTCAGGGGAAGATCAATCCGGTCATGCTGGAAAAGCGCAAGAATGCCGGTCCGGATGATCCGCATGGCGGCGTGAAGGCGCAGGAACGCTGGAAGAAGGCCGCTTCGCACCCGGATGCGCAGGATATCGAAGCGGCGAAGGAACTGGTCCATAAGATGGAACATAAGCTGGTGCTCAAGGCTAAGTTCCTGGCCAGAAAGCAGCAGGGCAAATAA
- the thiT gene encoding energy-coupled thiamine transporter ThiT — MILLEILTQPTVALALLGVLCLVVGLMHIRHEKFNTRTLVMAALLLALAVVLQQLRLFHMPQGGSVTAGAMLPLLLIGYRFGVGTGLLAGFVYGMMNMVQDPFILHPVQVLFDYPLPFMAMGLAGLFRQHLYLGTLLAFGLRFLCHFISGFVFFGSYAPEGVSPIYYSLVFNATYLVPEMLICCLLLKVLPVRKLLANIDGQTEPKEKLRHIHQS; from the coding sequence TTGATCTTGTTGGAAATCTTAACGCAGCCCACGGTGGCTTTGGCATTGTTAGGTGTGTTGTGTCTGGTTGTGGGGCTGATGCATATACGTCATGAGAAATTCAATACGCGCACGCTGGTGATGGCGGCGCTGTTATTGGCATTGGCTGTTGTCCTGCAACAACTGCGGCTGTTTCATATGCCGCAGGGGGGCAGTGTGACGGCGGGGGCGATGCTGCCACTGCTTTTGATCGGTTACCGTTTCGGTGTTGGGACGGGCCTGCTGGCGGGTTTCGTTTACGGTATGATGAATATGGTGCAGGATCCCTTTATCCTGCATCCTGTGCAGGTCTTGTTTGATTACCCATTGCCCTTTATGGCTATGGGGCTGGCAGGGTTGTTCCGCCAGCATCTTTATCTGGGCACGCTGCTGGCCTTTGGGCTGCGGTTCCTCTGCCATTTTATTTCCGGCTTTGTATTCTTTGGCAGTTATGCGCCGGAAGGGGTATCACCAATCTATTATTCGCTGGTATTCAATGCCACCTATCTTGTGCCGGAAATGCTTATCTGCTGCCTGTTGCTGAAGGTGCTGCCGGTGCGGAAGCTGCTGGCCAATATTGACGGTCAGACTGAACCCAAGGAAAAACTCCGGCATATCCATCAGTCATGA